ATCTAATTGTAAACTCTTCATCATAGCGAACATTACAACTGTCAAGTGGAGTCTCAATATTCCCATTTGGTGACAGATTTTCTGAAATCATGATGTCAAAATATTTCTTCTCGGAAAAAAGAGAGTCATTATCCATAGCTTGAGTCGACAATGTGTATGATCCTATTTCACCCAGCATTAAATTTGTTAGATAAGGTGGAGTATAAATTTTCTCTATTAAACTATTATCTAGGTACAAATTTACTTCCTTTATAGAACCATCAGAATCAAAAGCTTCAGCAATAAAATCAAAACTTTGTCCTTCTAAGATTGTTTGATTTTGACTAGGACTAACAATCGAGACTTCTGGAGGAATCATGGTTTTTACATTTATTTTTAAAGAGTCTGAAGTTACAAAATTACCAGAATATGCTAATATTTTAAAGGTGTTTTCACCTGCTTTATCAAGTAAAGTATTACAACTATAAGGCAGTGTATGATCAGTAAATAAAAGGCTGTCATTTTTGTAAAAATCCACCCAATCAATCTGTCCAGTCGATATCGCATTAGCAGAAAACTCAACTTCATCGTTATATATTAGTATTTCATTGTTTTTTGGGTTCGTAATCTCACCGTAAAAATCTGATGGTCTGACAATTACAGTAAGGTTTTTAGAGAAATTATTAGCAATGTCTAAGACAACAATGCTAGAAATGCCCTGTTTTTCAGCCACTAATTCTATTTTTTCAGGTTCGTTCTCAAACAATATTGAACTTAAAATATCGCTACTTTCTACTTCCCAAACATAATTTGGTAATTTATTCCCTTTAAATGAAGATGCAGTAAGTATTTGAATATCTCCAGTGCATAGCTCTAAAGTATCAATTCCTACACTATTTTGATTCGATTGATTGATGAAAATCCCTTTTTCCACCTGATAAAATGATTCAAACCTCACATTCTCTTCAATTCTTGAATATTGCCCACTATTTTGATTATTTACAATGCCAATATCTAAATCAGCCTGTCCATTACCGAAAAGTCCAGAATATATGCTTACACTATATTTGGCCTCTACTAAAGAGTTTAATCCGAGGGACATATCAATCATAGTATTATTGAACTGATTCCAGTCTATAAAGGTCAAACAAAAACAATTGCCAATATCTTCTATAAAACTTTTGTTTCCTACTAAACCAGTTGAGTAGAACGATTTTTTATTAGTGATATTTAATAATTCATTCAGAGGGACAGAATTAAGATTATCATTGTTCGGTGCAATTAAGAAATAAACTATACTCATTTCCTGAGAGTTAATGCTTAGAATATCGCTGACTGAGCCATAAATATCTACTTGAGGGTTTAGGAAATTCATATCCAAAATTTTATTCTCAAGAAGACTTTTGTCGTTTGTAAAATCGCATATAACATTATGATTATCTGAGTAGACAGAGATTGAAACAAGAATTTGTTCGTCAAGATTTCTAATTAAATTTATCAAACCTTCTTTGTATGCATATTGATCGGCTATAAGGGAACTGTTTTCAATTATAAGTTGTAATTTTAAACCCTCATCTGATTTCCAGATAGAAATATTATCAGGATTTAAAATGCTGTTTCCATTCTCAGTAATATTTAAGATCTCTTCTGAGATGTCAGAATGTCCAAAACCATACTCGTCAATCATAGTCATTTTAGAATACCAAATAGATGGAGATATTGATTTAATGGAATCTAGACTGAATAGTTTATAATGATTATTATCGAAAATTGATTTGGTTGTAAATTTTAAAATCTCACTTTTTATAGTATCAGCTCCATCTATTGCTTCAATTTTCCAAAAGTACTCCTTAGAAGGTTTTAGGCCTGAAACAAATAAAGATTCTGAATCTAATTTTTGAGCTATCAAATCTAATGAGCTTTCACTGTTACCAAGATGTATATTATATATAAAGTTATTAGCGTTTATATCCCATTTGAAGGTAATAGACCTAGGAATACTCGAAACACCACTTTCTGGAGAAAAGTCTTTTAGTTTCAAATCATCGAGAATTATATTTTTTTCATCTTCACATGAAAGAAATAAAATAAAAATCACTAATATTAAATTTTTATACTTTAACATTTCATCACCCTCCAAATTACTATCTTCAATAATCTTTCATTACTAGATAAAAGCTCTCTCTCTCTCTATATATATATATAACGCATCCATAGCTAATCTCAATCAACGCTATTCTAAAGCGTGGTATAATTTAAGAATGTAGTTTAACACTTGTCAATATCTTTTATTTTTATTTTCATTATTATTCCAATTTGATTTTATTATAGGATAATGATTGTATTCATAATTCCCATTAACTTAAGTTAATAGTCTTGTCTTTTTATCAATGTTTTATATGCTTTAATCAGAAATTTAGTTTTCAATAGATCTAGTTTTTGTTAATTTCAGAAAATCTACATTTTGATTTTTATAACCTTGTATGTCCAGTTATGGTATTTCTATAAAATTTCATTAGATCTTCCATTTGTTTTGTTATTACTATAACATAACGATAATATAGTTTTGTAAACTTGACAATTTGGAATAAAACTATATCAGAGTGATTAGATTAACATATATTTGGAGGATTTATGAAAAGGCTAGCTTTCGTTTTCTTGATTTTAAGTTTTACTTATTCCCTCTTGTCTTCGGAGTGGGAAAGGTTAAATCCGAACATAACGAACCAAAATTTGAATTCTGTAGCCAAGGTTACAGATAGTAAGATTATTACTGTGGGAGATAATGAAACTGTACTTGTTTCCAATGATCAGGGTAGTAGCTGGACTAAAATTGAAAGCGAAGCATTTGAAACTAAATCTTTCAAAAAGGTATCATTTATCAATTCAGATACGGGATTCATATTGTCAAATGATAATAAATTTCTAAAATCTATTGATGGTGGAAATAACTGGAATGTTCTGCCTGTTGTATATGGTATTTCTATAAACTCGTTTACATTTACAGACGAAATGAACGGATTTGCTGTCGGTAATAGTGGAAAAGTGATAAGTACTACAAATGGAGGAAGCTCTTGGACAGAAACTGTACTAAATGATACTTTAAATTTTATGGATATAGCAATGAATGGGAATGTGGGTTATATAGTAGGAGGAACAACGCCAAGTCGCTATAATTATTATGGACAGTACACAAGTTTGGCAGAAGGTTGCATTTTTGAAACCAATGATGGTGGAGCAACATGGAATCTAATTTATGAAGATGAACAGTCCTATTTCAAGTGTGTTAAATTTGATGGATATGGAAATCCTTATTTGGGCGTTGGATACACCAATGGGATTGAAAATCCATTGCAAATGTCACAAGTTAGTGTTGGGAAAATTGCAAAAATTTCAAATTCAAACGTAAATTTCCTTAAGACTACTAATTTTTTGATTGAAAATATTAATTTTGGAGAAAATTCTAATTGTATGGTTGATGGGAGATATACATCCTCATATGTTGAATTTGAGTTAGGCAGTTATTCAGATTATCATATGTTCTCCTATTCAGATGATGATTTTTCAAATTCACAATCAACACAAGTTATAGAAGGTATAAGGGATCTAACAATTATCGATAATAATTGTATTGCTGTTGGTCCAAACGGTCTAATCGCTGAATATGATTCTAATTTCAATATTCAAAATAGTTCAACAATAACTCAAGGCAATATCTTAAGTTTGAAAGATTTCAACAATAAACTATATGCAGCTGTACAAGAGATTTCAATAGGCTCTGGTTTAGGAACATATTTTATCTACATTTCTGATGATAATGGAGAAAACTGGATAAAAAAAGAGATTTCTGATAATCAATACGATGAAATCTATGGTGATAATTTCTTCTTAAATGTCATTGATGAAAATAAAATGTATTTTACGACATCTTCTATGATCAGTTGCGGGTTTTCAGATGTTTATTACACTGAAGATGGTGGAAATTCTTGGATAGAAATAGAATATGTTTTAGGTTTTTTTAATAAACTGAACATTCTCAATAATGATTTAGGCTTTGCATTAAATTCTGAAAATAATCATTTTGTCAGATTCCTAACCGAAGATTTTCAACCTCAAGATATTAATTTAACGGGAATAAATGATTTTAGTTTTGATGGCAATTTCGTTTATGCTTGCGGAAACAACAAACAAATATACAAATCTGCTGATTTTGGTGAAAATTGGGAACCATTGAACTCAAGTATAAATGGAAACGAAAATTTTACAAATATTCAGTTTAAAGGAAATTTTGGAATTGCAGTTGGAAGTGGCGGTAATATTATTTATAAAACCTTTGATGGAGGTCAAAACTGGACCTACGATGACTATAATTTGAATCCAACTCCGGTGGAAAATATTGAGATATCCAGTCCTAATCTTTTAATTGCTACAGATTCTGATGGAATACTTTATACCTCTACAAATTATGGTTATGGTTGGGATAAAGTACAAATTGATAACCAAAGAAAAATCAATTCCATCTTACCAACAAACGAAGGAATCTATGCTGCTGGAATTGGTGGAGAACTTCTATTTTCAAATTCATTTTTAGATCCGCAGATTACATTGGATGAAGCTTTGAAATATTATCCTTTGAACACCGGTGATGTAAGAAGATATGTCTCAATTAGTAGACACATTGACAATACAACCGCAACTAAAGAAGAAATTGTAATTGGTGAACCTGTTGTTATGTCCAATGGAAAGGCATATAGATCTTTTGGAAATTATTTTGAAAGAGTGGATGGTTCAACTGGGGTGGTATATAGATACAATGAGGATCTTGGAGTTGAAGAACAATTAGATAGTTTATTAGCTACTACTGGAGATAGTTTCAAATCAATTCGTCTAGATGAATATAGCGATCAATTCGCTTTATGTTATGGTTATAATCAAGACTCATTTTCTATTTTTGATTTTGAAACAAGAACCTATGGAAGAAAATATATTCCGACTAATGGATCTGTCATTTACCATGAATTAACTAAAAATATTGGTTTAACTTCTACAGTTGAAAATGAACTATTTGGTAGTATGTACTCCAATGAACATTACCTTATTTATGCCAACATAAATGGAGTTGAGTACACTCCTATAGAAAATCTGACCGATTACTATAAATACAATGTTGGTAATTCATGGATCTACGATAAATATAACTATGCAAATACTAAAATCGGAACTATGGAAATTTGTGTAGTGGAAGACTCTATTGCAACTGATGATATCTATAAAAAGCTTAAAACAATTGAAAGAGATTTGAATGGAAATCTTTTAACAAGTGCTATTGATTACGTTAGATATGATGAAGAATATAGTTTGGTTGGGGATGATTGTATCGTTGGAGGAACAGTCATGTCTGACTATTTAAATATTGAAGCTAGAAAAAGAATACGTTCAATACCAAATGTAAGCTATACAGAAAATTACAAAGGAATCGGTCTTGGGATATATAAAAATTTGGAAAATAATACTGAATACAAATTGGTTTATGCTTTAATTGACGGTACAGAATATGGTTCTACATCTGTGGATGAATCAGTCGTTAGCTCATTTCAGCTTTATCAGAACTATCCTAATCCGTTCAATCCTACAACAACAATAAAATTTGCACTTCCGAATAGTGATCATGTTAAAATTTCAATATTCAATATTGCTGGTAGCAAGATTTATGAATCAAATAGAACATATAATTCGGGAGTTAATAATATTATTTTCGATGGTAGTAAATTTTCGTCAGGACAATATTTTTATAAAGTAGAAACTAAGGAGTTCTCTCAAGTAAGAAAGATGTTGCTGATAAAATGAGTGGCTGCAAAGCCCATCTGGTTTAGTTCTTTGAGATAAGAACCCCGATAAAACCTACTTCGGGTAGCTTCTAGACAGCAAGGCAAGTAATTGCCTTGTTGAAGCTCTGGAGACAATGCGAACGGTCGTAATTTTTTAAGATGGTACAGAACAGACTTGCTAGCGAGTTAACGGGTTGCAATTTGTTAAAAAAGGCTGAACATTTGTAAAAGTTCAATCAAAACCAACTTCAATTTTAGAATAGATATTTGTTCCTTTACCATTCAAATACTACGCATTTGAGCCGGCTTCAGCGATTACCTTGCTTAGCAAGGATAAGCCTACGCCGGTGTAAGATGCCTTTGGGTTTCTTGTTTTTCTCGGAGAAGAATCTTCTCTTAAAAAACTATATCATTAAAAGATAAATTACCATCACCAGCAAAATTCCAACTGTAAGGTTGGTGATGCTAACGATAGCGCTCTTGTTTCCCATTGACAAAGGGGACTAAGGGGATTAGGGTGATAATTTTGGTTAAGCTTTTCTAAAAAGCTTAGAATTTTGCTGCTTTATCCTCAAAATTAATTTATTTAAACTGTAGTTTGTTTAATATTTTACAGTTTAGAATCAATAATTAGAACTGGAAAATGTGAGTGATTTTCATTAAAAATGAAGATGGCTCTAGGGATAAAATGGTTTCAAAATTATAAAAACTTCAAAATTTCAAAAACAATATTTTCCGGTTATATCGTACTCTCCAGAATCTTTTGAGCAAAAAAAACACAAATTTTCATACAGCATC
The Candidatus Delongbacteria bacterium genome window above contains:
- a CDS encoding T9SS type A sorting domain-containing protein — translated: MKRLAFVFLILSFTYSLLSSEWERLNPNITNQNLNSVAKVTDSKIITVGDNETVLVSNDQGSSWTKIESEAFETKSFKKVSFINSDTGFILSNDNKFLKSIDGGNNWNVLPVVYGISINSFTFTDEMNGFAVGNSGKVISTTNGGSSWTETVLNDTLNFMDIAMNGNVGYIVGGTTPSRYNYYGQYTSLAEGCIFETNDGGATWNLIYEDEQSYFKCVKFDGYGNPYLGVGYTNGIENPLQMSQVSVGKIAKISNSNVNFLKTTNFLIENINFGENSNCMVDGRYTSSYVEFELGSYSDYHMFSYSDDDFSNSQSTQVIEGIRDLTIIDNNCIAVGPNGLIAEYDSNFNIQNSSTITQGNILSLKDFNNKLYAAVQEISIGSGLGTYFIYISDDNGENWIKKEISDNQYDEIYGDNFFLNVIDENKMYFTTSSMISCGFSDVYYTEDGGNSWIEIEYVLGFFNKLNILNNDLGFALNSENNHFVRFLTEDFQPQDINLTGINDFSFDGNFVYACGNNKQIYKSADFGENWEPLNSSINGNENFTNIQFKGNFGIAVGSGGNIIYKTFDGGQNWTYDDYNLNPTPVENIEISSPNLLIATDSDGILYTSTNYGYGWDKVQIDNQRKINSILPTNEGIYAAGIGGELLFSNSFLDPQITLDEALKYYPLNTGDVRRYVSISRHIDNTTATKEEIVIGEPVVMSNGKAYRSFGNYFERVDGSTGVVYRYNEDLGVEEQLDSLLATTGDSFKSIRLDEYSDQFALCYGYNQDSFSIFDFETRTYGRKYIPTNGSVIYHELTKNIGLTSTVENELFGSMYSNEHYLIYANINGVEYTPIENLTDYYKYNVGNSWIYDKYNYANTKIGTMEICVVEDSIATDDIYKKLKTIERDLNGNLLTSAIDYVRYDEEYSLVGDDCIVGGTVMSDYLNIEARKRIRSIPNVSYTENYKGIGLGIYKNLENNTEYKLVYALIDGTEYGSTSVDESVVSSFQLYQNYPNPFNPTTTIKFALPNSDHVKISIFNIAGSKIYESNRTYNSGVNNIIFDGSKFSSGQYFYKVETKEFSQVRKMLLIK